The Brevibacillus brevis genome contains a region encoding:
- a CDS encoding cell wall hydrolase, which translates to MAVVKARKNDIDMLARLLRAEAVGEGEMGMLLVGNVGINRIRANCSDFKGIRTIPQMINQPHAFEALLHGMYYQRAREKERRLARRVVNGERHWPGKFALWYFRPGTAQNPLPCPPTWYNQPHVGRYKLHCFYEPTAKECENVYNTF; encoded by the coding sequence ATGGCAGTCGTAAAAGCCAGGAAGAATGATATTGACATGTTGGCAAGGTTGCTTCGTGCCGAAGCTGTGGGTGAAGGCGAAATGGGTATGCTCCTTGTGGGAAACGTTGGAATTAACCGAATCAGAGCGAATTGCTCCGATTTTAAAGGAATACGGACAATTCCCCAAATGATCAACCAGCCGCATGCGTTTGAAGCTCTGCTTCATGGTATGTACTACCAAAGGGCTAGAGAGAAAGAACGCCGTCTGGCGCGACGGGTTGTGAATGGGGAGCGGCATTGGCCGGGCAAATTCGCCCTCTGGTATTTTCGTCCGGGAACGGCGCAAAATCCCCTGCCTTGTCCACCGACCTGGTATAATCAGCCGCACGTAGGACGATACAAGCTTCATTGTTTTTATGAGCCGACCGCGAAAGAATGTGAAAATGTATATAATACTTTTTAA
- a CDS encoding winged helix-turn-helix transcriptional regulator, with the protein MKQYNLGIEATLEIIGGKWKALIICLLMSGGKRTSELQRNIHGISQKVLIQQLRELEKDGLVKRYVYQQMPPKVEYSLTEYGVTANKIIDVMCSWGKENIKLRQQQGEDIILLEDKSPEDFGDFGA; encoded by the coding sequence ATGAAACAATATAATCTAGGCATAGAGGCGACACTTGAAATCATCGGCGGAAAGTGGAAAGCTCTGATCATATGCTTGTTAATGTCCGGTGGAAAGAGAACAAGCGAATTACAGCGCAATATTCACGGCATTTCGCAAAAGGTTCTGATCCAGCAGCTGCGCGAACTTGAGAAGGATGGACTTGTAAAAAGATATGTGTACCAGCAAATGCCGCCAAAAGTCGAATATAGTCTCACGGAATATGGAGTTACAGCGAATAAGATCATTGATGTTATGTGTTCGTGGGGGAAAGAAAATATTAAATTAAGACAACAGCAAGGAGAAGATATCATCTTGCTGGAGGATAAGTCACCGGAGGACTTTGGAGATTTCGGAGCGTAA
- a CDS encoding NAD(P)H-dependent oxidoreductase, with translation MKTLVILAHPNIEASSVNQRWKEELLQYPNDITIHEIYKEYPDWNMEVPREQRLLEAYNHVILQFPLYWYSYPPLLKKWFDDVFSYGWAYGSTGDKLKGKKVGLAMSIGDKKENYSPEGSVSFTVDEVITPFKASTVHVGAVALPYFAVFGASFQASDEEINRSAKEYIDYIFTYQQ, from the coding sequence ATGAAAACATTGGTGATTTTGGCACACCCGAACATAGAGGCTTCAAGCGTGAACCAGCGCTGGAAAGAAGAGCTGCTGCAATACCCAAACGATATTACCATTCATGAGATTTACAAAGAGTATCCTGACTGGAACATGGAGGTTCCTAGAGAGCAACGTCTATTAGAGGCATACAACCATGTTATCTTGCAATTCCCGTTGTATTGGTACAGTTATCCGCCTTTATTGAAAAAGTGGTTTGACGATGTTTTTTCTTACGGATGGGCTTATGGATCAACTGGTGACAAGCTTAAAGGCAAAAAGGTAGGACTTGCCATGTCCATCGGCGATAAAAAAGAAAATTATTCGCCAGAGGGCTCTGTTTCTTTTACCGTGGATGAAGTGATTACACCTTTCAAAGCCAGTACAGTACATGTGGGCGCTGTGGCATTACCCTATTTTGCTGTCTTCGGAGCTTCATTTCAAGCGAGCGATGAGGAAATCAATCGCAGTGCAAAAGAGTATATCGATTATATCTTTACGTATCAACAATAA